The Planococcus versutus genome contains a region encoding:
- a CDS encoding transporter substrate-binding domain-containing protein, protein MKKLFWSKKGSIVAGLMIVSLLSACGNDEDAATEEKTTAWDDIQEAGSLTVATSGTLFPTSYRDEGSDDLTGFEVEVVREIGERLELAIEFTELGFDEMLTSVQTGQVDIAANDIEITKDRAENFIFSTPFKYSYGTAIVRSGDLSGIKTLEDLKGKKAAGASTSVYMETAREYGAEEVVYDNATNETYLRDVSIGRTDVILNDYYLQTLAIAAFPELDIVIHPDLKYSPSEVGVVMNKDNKELADNVNRVIDEMLEDGTIAEISAEFFNGADATQKVDIEE, encoded by the coding sequence TTGAAAAAATTGTTTTGGAGTAAAAAAGGATCCATAGTCGCTGGTTTAATGATCGTATCGCTTTTAAGTGCATGTGGAAATGATGAAGATGCAGCAACTGAAGAAAAAACGACCGCTTGGGATGATATCCAAGAAGCTGGAAGTTTAACTGTCGCTACATCAGGGACATTATTTCCTACATCGTATCGCGATGAAGGATCAGACGACTTGACTGGCTTTGAAGTAGAAGTAGTTCGTGAAATTGGCGAGCGCTTAGAATTGGCAATTGAATTTACAGAGCTTGGTTTCGACGAAATGCTCACATCTGTCCAAACGGGGCAAGTTGACATTGCTGCAAACGACATTGAAATCACAAAAGACCGCGCTGAGAATTTCATCTTTTCTACTCCATTTAAATACTCATACGGAACAGCGATTGTTCGTTCAGGGGATTTGTCAGGCATCAAGACCTTGGAAGATCTAAAAGGCAAAAAAGCTGCCGGTGCTTCGACTTCTGTTTATATGGAAACTGCTCGTGAATATGGCGCTGAAGAAGTAGTTTACGATAATGCTACAAATGAAACATACTTACGCGATGTTTCCATTGGCCGTACAGACGTTATTTTAAATGACTATTACTTACAAACTTTAGCAATTGCTGCATTTCCAGAGCTGGATATCGTAATCCATCCAGACTTGAAATACAGCCCGTCCGAAGTTGGCGTTGTGATGAACAAAGACAATAAAGAACTAGCTGACAATGTAAACCGTGTCATTGACGAAATGCTTGAAGATGGCACCATCGCTGAAATTTCTGCTGAGTTTTTCAACGGTGCCGATGCAACTCAAAAAGTGGATATTGAAGAATAA
- a CDS encoding LamB/YcsF family protein, with protein MTFKVDLNCDMGESFGAYQMGNDEEILDYVTSANIACGFHAGDASTMRKTVKLALEKNVGIGAHPGLQDLVGFGRRNMALSPQEAYDLVVYQIGALSGFVKAEGGHLQHVKAHGALYNMAVKNGALSEAIAEAVYKIDPELVLFGLSDSEIIKAGKKIGLRTANEVFSDRTYQTDGSLTPRTESNALITDPQIAIDQVVRMVKENKVATVEQTDVALEAETICIHGDGINALAFALQISKSLKESDIHIVKIGDFV; from the coding sequence ATGACTTTTAAAGTAGATTTAAACTGCGACATGGGTGAAAGTTTTGGCGCTTACCAGATGGGCAACGACGAGGAAATACTTGATTACGTAACATCAGCAAACATCGCTTGCGGTTTTCATGCTGGTGACGCTTCAACTATGCGGAAAACGGTTAAACTGGCGCTCGAGAAAAACGTTGGCATCGGGGCTCATCCTGGACTTCAAGATTTAGTAGGTTTTGGACGTCGCAACATGGCCTTGTCTCCTCAAGAAGCTTACGATTTGGTCGTTTACCAAATCGGTGCCTTGTCCGGTTTTGTCAAAGCCGAAGGGGGCCACTTACAGCACGTTAAAGCACATGGTGCTCTTTACAACATGGCAGTCAAAAACGGTGCGTTGTCAGAAGCGATTGCAGAAGCAGTTTATAAAATCGATCCCGAATTGGTACTGTTTGGACTGTCGGACAGTGAAATCATTAAAGCTGGGAAAAAAATTGGCTTACGTACTGCAAACGAAGTTTTTTCAGATCGAACCTATCAAACAGATGGCTCTTTAACACCACGAACTGAAAGCAACGCCTTAATCACCGATCCACAAATTGCCATCGATCAAGTCGTTCGCATGGTTAAGGAAAACAAAGTTGCCACTGTGGAACAGACCGATGTTGCGCTTGAAGCAGAGACGATTTGTATACACGGAGACGGCATCAACGCACTTGCTTTTGCCCTTCAGATTTCAAAATCCTTAAAAGAATCGGACATTCATATTGTGAAAATAGGCGACTTTGTTTAA
- a CDS encoding ABC transporter ATP-binding protein, producing MTNTILTVEDLHVAFRTQHGKLTAVRGVNFELKKGETLAIVGESGSGKSVTAKSIMQLLPKATTEITKGDIKFNGESLLQMSKNQITNLRGSEISMVFQDPMTSLNPTMKVGKQIMEGVQRHERLTKAHARERALDMLKLVGIPQAENRLENYPHQFSGGMRQRVVIALALASNPKVLIADEPTTALDVTIQAQILELMKDLQQKTETAIILITHDLGVVANMADRVAVMYGGKIVEQGTLDEIFYNPQHPYTLGLLRSMPKLNEDRGQPLMPIAGSPPNLATLGEGCAFAARCPHTMSVCHTYTPRDTVSETGHSVACWLQDSRVSVATENSKLVETGNSSS from the coding sequence ATGACCAACACGATTTTGACTGTCGAAGATCTGCATGTAGCGTTTAGAACTCAACACGGTAAACTGACAGCGGTAAGAGGCGTGAACTTTGAGTTAAAAAAAGGAGAAACGCTCGCCATCGTTGGAGAGTCGGGTTCGGGTAAGTCCGTAACGGCAAAATCTATTATGCAGCTACTGCCAAAAGCGACAACCGAAATCACAAAAGGCGATATTAAGTTTAACGGCGAAAGTTTATTGCAAATGTCTAAAAATCAAATCACTAATTTACGTGGTTCGGAAATTTCTATGGTTTTTCAAGATCCTATGACTTCTCTCAACCCGACGATGAAAGTAGGAAAACAAATTATGGAAGGGGTTCAGCGACATGAGCGGTTAACAAAAGCTCATGCGCGTGAACGCGCACTGGATATGCTCAAGCTAGTTGGGATTCCACAAGCTGAAAATCGACTTGAAAATTACCCACACCAATTTTCAGGTGGCATGAGACAACGTGTGGTGATTGCACTAGCACTTGCTAGTAACCCCAAAGTATTAATTGCAGACGAGCCAACAACAGCTCTCGATGTAACCATTCAAGCGCAAATCCTTGAATTGATGAAGGATTTACAACAAAAAACAGAAACAGCTATTATTTTAATTACGCACGATTTGGGTGTAGTTGCGAATATGGCTGATCGCGTAGCCGTTATGTATGGTGGCAAAATAGTGGAGCAGGGAACGCTGGATGAAATTTTCTATAATCCTCAACATCCGTATACACTTGGACTCCTGCGGTCTATGCCCAAACTAAATGAAGACCGTGGACAACCGCTAATGCCGATTGCCGGTTCACCACCTAACCTTGCAACTCTTGGAGAAGGCTGTGCATTTGCTGCAAGGTGTCCGCACACGATGTCAGTATGTCACACGTACACACCGCGCGATACAGTGTCTGAAACTGGCCATTCTGTAGCTTGTTGGCTACAAGACTCACGAGTTTCTGTTGCAACAGAAAACAGCAAACTTGTCGAGACAGGAAATTCTTCATCTTAA
- the pxpB gene encoding 5-oxoprolinase subunit PxpB encodes MNTLFSPLGDRAIVIELGDEINDQTEQHVRKVAALLESRQPEWMIEFIPAFVTVAVFYNPCLAKYDDVKIALKELLTQLTESLPIESRTIEIPVCYGGDLGPDLEFVAQHNQLTPREVIDIHTSGNYSVHMIGFAPGFPFIGGMSKKIAAPRRDSPRLRIPERTVGIAGMQTGVYPIETPGGWQLIGRTPMRLFLPEKDIPSLLRAGDKVIFKEISKEEYHAWEDDLNAENS; translated from the coding sequence GTGAATACTCTTTTCTCACCACTTGGAGATCGAGCAATCGTTATTGAACTTGGCGATGAAATCAATGACCAAACAGAGCAACACGTAAGAAAAGTAGCTGCTTTACTAGAAAGCCGTCAACCGGAATGGATGATTGAATTCATTCCTGCCTTTGTAACGGTAGCAGTCTTTTACAATCCTTGTCTGGCAAAATACGATGATGTGAAAATAGCATTAAAAGAACTGCTGACTCAATTGACAGAAAGTCTTCCTATCGAATCAAGAACCATTGAAATTCCTGTTTGCTACGGGGGTGACTTGGGACCTGACTTGGAATTCGTGGCACAACACAATCAATTGACTCCACGCGAAGTTATTGATATTCATACATCTGGCAATTACTCGGTACATATGATTGGTTTTGCTCCTGGATTTCCTTTTATCGGAGGCATGTCTAAAAAAATAGCAGCGCCACGACGCGATTCGCCGCGTCTTCGCATTCCAGAGCGGACGGTAGGAATCGCTGGCATGCAAACGGGCGTTTATCCAATTGAAACTCCTGGCGGCTGGCAATTGATTGGCAGAACACCGATGCGACTGTTTCTTCCTGAAAAAGATATTCCGAGTCTGCTTCGTGCAGGTGACAAAGTTATTTTCAAGGAAATCTCCAAAGAAGAGTATCACGCATGGGAGGATGACTTGAATGCTGAAAATTCTTAA
- a CDS encoding biotin-dependent carboxyltransferase family protein, whose translation MLKILKSGLQTSVQDLGRVGFQKYGVIVSGAMDPFAHRIANLLTGNDERLATLEITLIGPTIQFTKDAVIALCGGDLSPQLDDNDIKMWRMLPVKKGSTLTFGEPRIGTRCYLAVAGGIDVPELMGSRSTYLRAGIGGFQGRALTKGDEVHIGKMNLLQTKALHQYTENEFEWLLPPVRYYEEPIIRMIKGKQFDLFTEDSKRRIFSEAFTVSASSDRMGYRLEGAHLALEMPTELISEAVAFGSIQVPADGNPIVLLADRQTTGGYPKIGQIISVDLPLVSQLKQGQHLRFKEISLQDAQQRLVEQEQYIRQVKAAIHLKQEEWT comes from the coding sequence ATGCTGAAAATTCTTAAGAGCGGCTTACAAACATCTGTTCAAGACCTCGGTAGAGTAGGCTTTCAAAAATACGGCGTCATTGTCAGTGGTGCCATGGATCCTTTTGCTCATCGCATAGCCAATTTACTAACTGGCAATGATGAACGACTTGCTACGCTTGAAATCACTTTAATCGGGCCAACAATTCAATTTACTAAAGACGCTGTTATTGCTTTATGTGGTGGAGATTTAAGTCCTCAACTAGATGATAACGACATAAAAATGTGGCGCATGCTTCCTGTAAAAAAAGGAAGTACTTTGACGTTTGGTGAGCCTCGTATTGGTACACGTTGTTATTTAGCAGTTGCTGGTGGCATTGACGTTCCTGAATTGATGGGGAGCCGTTCAACTTATTTGCGTGCTGGAATTGGCGGCTTTCAAGGACGCGCTTTAACAAAAGGCGATGAAGTACACATTGGTAAAATGAATCTACTACAAACGAAAGCACTGCATCAATATACAGAAAATGAGTTTGAATGGCTACTTCCGCCCGTTCGCTATTATGAAGAGCCCATAATTCGTATGATCAAAGGAAAGCAATTCGACTTATTCACCGAAGACAGCAAGAGACGAATATTCAGTGAAGCTTTTACTGTTTCAGCAAGTTCTGACCGTATGGGTTACCGATTAGAAGGTGCACATCTGGCTTTAGAAATGCCCACTGAATTGATTTCAGAGGCGGTTGCATTTGGGTCTATTCAAGTTCCAGCGGATGGCAACCCGATTGTTTTGTTAGCAGATCGCCAAACAACAGGTGGCTATCCAAAAATCGGACAGATTATCTCTGTTGATTTACCGCTCGTTAGCCAGTTGAAACAAGGACAGCATCTACGTTTCAAAGAGATTTCTCTGCAAGATGCGCAACAGCGCTTGGTTGAACAAGAACAATACATTCGGCAAGTAAAAGCCGCAATTCACTTAAAACAGGAGGAATGGACATGA